The sequence CGCTGCCGCAGACTTCGCCAGGGGTCGATCAATGGAACAAGCGCGTGCTCAGTTCCTTGCTCGCTTCCAGCAAAACCGGGAGGAAGCGCGTCTCCAGCTCCTGCTTGGACACCCGGCTCGCGTGGGTGCCAACATTGAGTGCCGCGAGCACCTGGCCGGCAGAGTCCTTCAGCGGCACGGCCAGCGAACGCAGGCCGACTTCCAGTTCCTGATCGATGATCACCCAGCCCTGCTGCCGAATGTCCTCGATGGATGCTCGTATGGCCTCCGGCGTGTGCAGCGTGCGGCTGGTCTTGATTTGCAGATTGGCGTGTTCCAGATAGTCCGCCAGCGCCGCATCGTCCAGCGCAGCCAGCAGAATCCGCCCCATGGACGTGCAATAGGCCGGCAGCCGGCTGCCCACGCTGAGATCGACGGAAATCAAGCGCTGCGGCGTGGCCGAACGTGCCACGTAAAGCACTTCGTCGCCCTCCAGGGTCGCCATGGAGCATGCTTCGTGGAGTTGGTCGCTGAGGCGGTCGAGAATCGGCTGTGCAGTGACCGCCAGTGGCGTCGAGGAGAGGTAGGCGTGGCCGAGCGTGAGCACCTTGGGCAGCAGCGAATAGGTGCGGCCGTCGGTGGTGGCGTAGCCGAGTTTGATCAGCGTGTGCAGACAACGGCGCACCGCCGCGCGGGGGATTTCCGTGCGATGGCTGATCTGCGCGATGGTCAGGTGGCGCTTGCGCTCCTGGAACGCATGAATCACCGCCAAGCCTCTCGCCAACGAGGTCATGAAGTTCGGGTCACCGGTCAGCGCTTCGATTCGCTTGGCCGGCGACGCAATGATGGCCGGCGCCATCGGGACACTACGAGAGCGAGATTCGTCGTTCATGGGCGGACTGCCTGGTCGGTAAACGGTGTTCGATTATCGTCCAGCTGACCGGTAATCGCAAAAAGGCGCCTAAGCCGGCCCGTCTGCGCATAAACAGCCGAGTTACAGCAATTGCGGCTGAACAAAGCTGTGCCGATCCGTTTGTTGCAGCACAGCGACACGGCGGCCCGGTGAGTACCGAGCGCCACGACAACCCGCAGGGAGAGGCGGAATCAGCGCACCTGTAGCACTCGCCTTGCACGGGCATGCGGAGCAACCGAGCCGGGCTGATCGGCGCCGGTCGCGAGCTGACGCTCAGGGGTGGTTCACCACGCTGGTGATGCGCTGGGCCAGGGTAGCCTGATCGAACGGCTTGCCGAGCCGGGGAAGCCGTCCGGCCGCGCCGCTCAGCTTGTCGGCGTAGCCGGTGGCCAGGATTACCGGTAACGCCGGATAGCGATGCCGGATGACCTCTGCCAGCTGAGAACCGGTCATATGGGGCATGGCCTGATCGGTCAGCACCAGCTGGACCTTCTGCTGCGCCAGCACGTCCAGCGCCTGCTCCGCCGAGCTGGCCTCGACCACATCGCAGCCGAGGTCCTCGAGCATCGCGGCGATCGTCATCAGCACCAGCGGGTCGTCATCGACCGCCAGCACCTTGAGTGCGACCGGCGCCTGCGGCTCGGGCGCGGGCAGCGGTACAGGTTCGACGGGCTCTGCGGCTTGCGCCGCGATCGGTAGCCATAGCTCGGCGGTCGTCCCCTGCCCCTTCGCGCTCTTGAGCACCAGCCGGCCACCCGACTGCGCGGCGAGGCCATGGATCATCGAGAGCCCCAATCCGGTGCCCTTGCCAACACCCTTGGTGGTGAAGAATGGCTCCATCGCCTGCTCGAGCGTCGCCTCGTCCATGCCTTGGCCATCATCCGTCAGGGCCAGGCGAAGGTAGTCGCCGGGTTCCAAGGGGCCTTCCCTCGACTCGAGCCGGTGTTCACGTGCGGAGATGATGACGCTACCACCGTCCGGCATGGCGTCCCTGGCATTCACCGCCAGATTGAGCAGCGCCATCTCGACCTGGTTGACGTCTGCCAGCACGGGTCTGAGCGACAGCGGGAAGTGGGTCTCGATCTGAATATGGGGCCCGAGCGACTGACGCAGCAAGTCGGCCATCCCGCGCACCAAGGCGGGCACGTCGACCAGTTCGAGATGGAGCTGCTGGCGCCGCGCAAACGCCAGCATGCGCTGGGACAGGGAGATACCGCGTTGCGCGCCGCGGATGGCGTTGTCCAGCAACGGGACGACGGTCGGATCATCCGCAACCCGTCGGCGTACGATCTCCAGCGCACCCAGAACCGCCATGAGCAGGTTGTTGTAATCGTGGGCGATACCGCCGGTAAGCCGGCCGAGGGATTCCATCTTCTGCGATTGGAACAGCGCCTCTCGCGCCTTTTCCAAGGCGCGCTGTGCCTCGACGCTCTCGGTGATATCGCGGGTAACCTTGGCGAAGCCGATCAGCGTGCCCGTATCGCTGCGGATAGGGTCCACCACCACGCTCGCCCAGAAGCGCGAACCGTCCTTGCGCACCCGCCAGCCCTGGCTCTCGAACCGCCCTTCGCGCAGTGCCGTGTCGAGCCCGCGCTGGGGCGCGCCGTCTCGCCGGTCCTCGTCAGTGAAGAAAACCGAATAGTGACGGCCGATGATTTCGTCCGGTAGATAGCCCTTGATGCGCTGCGCGCCCATGTTCCAGTTGGTCACCAAGCCGGTCGGGTCGAGCATGTAGATCGCATAATCGGTGACGCCCTGCACCAGCAAACGAAACTGCTGCTCGCTCTGCTTCAGCGACTCCTCCGCCAGCTTGCGCTCGGTCAGGTCGCGGGTAATCTTGGCGAAGCCGAGCAAGCTGCCATCCGGCGTCCAGATCGGGTCGACCACCACGTGGCACCAGAACCGCGTGCCGTCGTTGCGTACACGCCAGCCCTCCCCCTCGAAGCGCCCTTCGGTGATCGCCGTATCCAGGGTCTTCTGCGGCATCCCTGCAGCACGGTCTTCGTCGGTATAAAAGCGGGAGAAGTGCTGACCCAGGATGTCGGCTTCGGCGTATCCCTTGAAGCGTTTGGCACCGGCATTCCAGCTAGCGACGCGGCCGTCGGCATCAAGCATGTAGATTGCGTAATCGGTGATTGCATCGATCAGCAGGCGATATCGATCTTGCTCGCGCATCGGTGCATCCATAGACGCGGCCTGTTGCATGAATATATCCAGCCGAGTGATTTAGTCGGGATTATGACCAGCAAGGCGCAGAAAAGAAAATCACCGCAGCGCCGTATGTCACAGACCGTTCGATCAATCGGAACGTGCCCTACGAGTTGGCACAAGCCGTCTAGCCCTGTGGCCCGAGAAACCCCAGCAGGGGCTGATTCCGCCGTTGGGGATCGATGAGGAACCCGCTCGGTGTCGGTCGCCGGAGAGCGCCACACGAAGTCCATCATGGCCTTGATCCAAGGCACATATCGGCGACGAGCGGTTGCGACGCGTTGGATCGCGCCCGTGCAAATCGATGACTGAACGAGATCGGTCCGGTCGCTATGTAGCCCTAACCGGATAGCCCGTGGACGCACGCAACGTGTCAGCGATGGCCTGCGCGGCCACCGAAAGTTCGTGTCCGGGTTTGGTAAGAATGCCTACCGGTTTCTCGATCACCGGATCGCCAAGCGCGACACAGCTGGCGCCGAGCTCGAGCATCTGCTCGCGGCACAGCGCCGGCACGGCGCTGACACCCAGGCCGCTGGCGACCATCCGCCCTACCGTCGCCAGCTGATGGCTCTCGAACTGAACCGGCAGTTGGCGGCCGCGCGGTCGCAAGTGGTCCTCGAGCATGACGCGCACGGTCGAGGGGCGCTGGAGGGTGATGAAGGGATGCTCGAGCAAGGCGCTCCAGCTGACCTCAGCCTGGCTCGCCAGGGCCGAACCGGCTGGCACCACCGCGACGAACCGATCGATGTACAGCGGCGTGAAGCTCAGCGGCATGCTGGGTTCGGGCTCGAAGGCGATGCCGATTTCCACCTGCCGGTCACGAACCATTTCCATCACCTGCTCGTTGATCACGTCGTGCACGGTGACGCTGATCGAGGGGTAGCGGTCGCGAAACGTGCGCAGCACGGCCGGCAGCAGGTTACCGGCGAAGGATGGCATCGAGGCCAACGCCACCCGGCCCTGGCGCAAGGTGAAGCGCTGGCGCAGCTCGTCCTCGGCGTTATCCCAATCGGCCAGCAGCCGGCGCGCCAGCGGCAACAGCGCCTCGCCTTCGGGCGTCAGGCTGACGGCCCGCGTTGTGCGGCTGAACAGGCGACCACCCAGCCCGTCCTCCAACGCCTTGATGGTAAGGCTCAGCGCCGATTGGGAGAGGTGCAGCCGTTCGCACGCCTGGGCGAAGCTCAGCGTCTGCGACACTGCGAGAAAGGCGCGAAGTTGTTTGACGGTCATCGGATCGGCTCCGCAAGGGATCGGCGAGGCGCTGCGGCGCTCTTTGTTTCGATTTATCAATCAATATCGCTTAAAAATCAACTTAACAAATCCACGCCACAGAGGAAGACTCGGAATCACTGGTCTCAAACAACAAGAAGGAAGGCTTTATGGCTGGTTTCGACAAGCGCGTGAATTCCTACGCCGAGGCGCTCGACGGGCTGGAGAACGGCATGACCGTCCTGGCCGGCGGCTTCGGGCTGTGCGGCATCCCTGAGAATCTGATCGCCGAGATCAAGCGCAAGGGCACTGGCGATCTCACCGTGGTTTCCAACAACTGCGGCGTCGACGGCTTTGGCCTCGGCGTGCTGCTGGAGGACCGGCAGATCCGCAAGATGATCGCCTCTTACGTGGGCGAAAACGCGCTGTTCGAAAAGCAGCTGCTAGACGGCGAACTGGAAGTCGAGCTGACGCCCCAGGGCACGCTGGCCGAGAAGATGCGCGCCGGCGGTGCCGGGATCCCGGCCTTCTATACCGCCACCGGCTACGGCACGCCGATCGCCGAAGGCAAGGACGTCCGTGAATTCAACGGCCGGCCGCACATCCTCGAGCACGCCATCACCGGCGACTTCGCCATCGTCAAAGGCTGGAAGGCCGACCGCTACGGCAACGTCATCTACCGCCATACCGCGCAGAACTTCAATCCGCTGGCCGCCGCCGCCGCAAAGATCACCGTGGTCGAGGTCGAGGAAATCGTCGAACCCGGCGAGATCGACCCCACCCAGATCCACACACCCGGCATCTACGTTGACCGCATCATCTGCGGCACCTTCGAGAAGCGCATCGAGAAGCGCACCGTCCGCGGCTAATCAAAAAGAATAAGAGAGGAATAGACCATGGCACTTTCTCGCGAACAAATGGCCCAGCGCGTCGCCCGTGAACTGCAGGACGGCTACTACGTGAACCTCGGCATTGGCATCCCGACCCTGGTCGCCAACTACGTGCCCGAGGGCATGGAAGTGATGCTGCAGTCGGAAAACGGCCTGCTCGGCATGGGCGCCTTCCCCACCGAAGAAGAACTCGATGCCGACATGATCAATGCCGGCAAGCAGACCGTCACCGCGCGTGTCGGCGCATCCATTTTCAACTCGGCCGAATCCTTCGCCATGATC comes from Stutzerimonas stutzeri and encodes:
- a CDS encoding IclR family transcriptional regulator domain-containing protein — encoded protein: MNDESRSRSVPMAPAIIASPAKRIEALTGDPNFMTSLARGLAVIHAFQERKRHLTIAQISHRTEIPRAAVRRCLHTLIKLGYATTDGRTYSLLPKVLTLGHAYLSSTPLAVTAQPILDRLSDQLHEACSMATLEGDEVLYVARSATPQRLISVDLSVGSRLPAYCTSMGRILLAALDDAALADYLEHANLQIKTSRTLHTPEAIRASIEDIRQQGWVIIDQELEVGLRSLAVPLKDSAGQVLAALNVGTHASRVSKQELETRFLPVLLEASKELSTRLFH
- a CDS encoding hybrid sensor histidine kinase/response regulator; this translates as MREQDRYRLLIDAITDYAIYMLDADGRVASWNAGAKRFKGYAEADILGQHFSRFYTDEDRAAGMPQKTLDTAITEGRFEGEGWRVRNDGTRFWCHVVVDPIWTPDGSLLGFAKITRDLTERKLAEESLKQSEQQFRLLVQGVTDYAIYMLDPTGLVTNWNMGAQRIKGYLPDEIIGRHYSVFFTDEDRRDGAPQRGLDTALREGRFESQGWRVRKDGSRFWASVVVDPIRSDTGTLIGFAKVTRDITESVEAQRALEKAREALFQSQKMESLGRLTGGIAHDYNNLLMAVLGALEIVRRRVADDPTVVPLLDNAIRGAQRGISLSQRMLAFARRQQLHLELVDVPALVRGMADLLRQSLGPHIQIETHFPLSLRPVLADVNQVEMALLNLAVNARDAMPDGGSVIISAREHRLESREGPLEPGDYLRLALTDDGQGMDEATLEQAMEPFFTTKGVGKGTGLGLSMIHGLAAQSGGRLVLKSAKGQGTTAELWLPIAAQAAEPVEPVPLPAPEPQAPVALKVLAVDDDPLVLMTIAAMLEDLGCDVVEASSAEQALDVLAQQKVQLVLTDQAMPHMTGSQLAEVIRHRYPALPVILATGYADKLSGAAGRLPRLGKPFDQATLAQRITSVVNHP
- a CDS encoding LysR family transcriptional regulator, with the translated sequence MTVKQLRAFLAVSQTLSFAQACERLHLSQSALSLTIKALEDGLGGRLFSRTTRAVSLTPEGEALLPLARRLLADWDNAEDELRQRFTLRQGRVALASMPSFAGNLLPAVLRTFRDRYPSISVTVHDVINEQVMEMVRDRQVEIGIAFEPEPSMPLSFTPLYIDRFVAVVPAGSALASQAEVSWSALLEHPFITLQRPSTVRVMLEDHLRPRGRQLPVQFESHQLATVGRMVASGLGVSAVPALCREQMLELGASCVALGDPVIEKPVGILTKPGHELSVAAQAIADTLRASTGYPVRAT
- a CDS encoding CoA transferase subunit A, with the protein product MAGFDKRVNSYAEALDGLENGMTVLAGGFGLCGIPENLIAEIKRKGTGDLTVVSNNCGVDGFGLGVLLEDRQIRKMIASYVGENALFEKQLLDGELEVELTPQGTLAEKMRAGGAGIPAFYTATGYGTPIAEGKDVREFNGRPHILEHAITGDFAIVKGWKADRYGNVIYRHTAQNFNPLAAAAAKITVVEVEEIVEPGEIDPTQIHTPGIYVDRIICGTFEKRIEKRTVRG